GCAACGTCACGCAATTGCTCGACGTTTTCTTCATCGATGCGAACACCGGCTGGGCCGTGGGCTTTGACGGCGTGATTTTGAAAACGGGCGATGGTGGCGCCTCGTGGAGTCCGCAAACCAGCGGCACAACGAAGACGCTGCGCGCCGTGCGCTTTTTCAACAACACCACAGGCTGGGCCATGGGTGCCAACGGCACGATTCTCAAGACCACCGATGGCGGCACGACATGGGTGGCGCAAAATCAGGGGCCGACCATCGCCTTTCTCGATACCGAATTTTTCAACGCCACCACTGGGTGGGTCGTGGGCGAGCTGGGCACCATTCTCAAAACCAATAATGGCCTCACCTGGCAGGAGCAGGTCAGCAACACGCAGCGTTATTTGTATGATGTTGAAGTCATCGACGCGAACACGGCATGGATCGCGGGACAGGTCGGCACGATCCTCAAAACCAGCACCGGCGGCACAACATGGACGCCGCAAAACAGCGGCACCACCTGGGATCTCAATGCCATTACTTCCGTTGATGTCAATACCGCCTGGGCAGTGGGCGGCCAGGGAACGATCTTGAAAACCACGAATGGTGGCGCCCGTTGGGATGCGCTAACCAGCGGCAGTGTTTTGACGCTGCATGATGCGCATGCCTTCAATGCCAACACCGTTGTGGTCGTCGGGCAAAACGGCACGATGTTGCGAACGACGGATGGCGGCGTCACCTGGCCCTCGCAAACCAGCGGCACGACGAACACGTTGTTCGATGTTCATTTTGTGGATGCCAATACTGGCTGGGCTGTCGGCGCGCGCAACACCATCATCAAAACCACCAATGGCGGCACGACGTGGACGCCGCAAACCAGCGGCATCACCACCGGCGCGCCCGCCCTCAACGCGGTGCATTTCATCGATGCCAACACCGGCTGGATCGTTGCAGTGGGCGGCACCATACAGAAAACGACGAATGGCGGCGACACGTGGAGCGTGCTGAATCTGCCGACGCCGAGTTTAAACGCGATTTACTTTATGGATTCTGAAAACGGTTGGGGTGCGGGCGTGATCGGTGCGATTTTGAAATTCAGCAGCGGCACAACGGCGGTTAGCGAGCGGACGGTTGTTCGGGTGCCGGAACAGTACATCTTGCAGCAGAATTATCCGAATCCCTTCAATCCTTCGACCGTGATCAGTTTTCAGTTGCCGGTGCGCAGTCACGTGACGCTGAAGGTGTTCGATGTGCTCGGCAGAGAGGTGGCGACGCTGGTGGAGGGCAAGCTCGAAGCAGGAAGTCACAACGTGACGTTTGCGCCGCGCGATTTGGCGGGAGGAATTTACTTTTACCGACTCACTGCGGGCAAATTTTCACACACACGCAAGGCCGTATTGGTGAGATGAATCAAATTCCGCGGCAGAACTTTCGGCGGGCATTCGCGTATCCTTTTGAGCATGAGGGTATCGGCAGAAAATAAACTTCAGATCGCTGATTCTCGCAGCGAGGCACGTCTTCCATCAGAGAGGATGTCGCGCCCCTTGAAAGTCGACGCGCACCTCGCCTGATGGCCACCACGCAGTAGGCACTGGCATTGAAGAAGTTTGGCGCGCGTTCGCGAGCGTGCCAAAAGCGTGATTCAACCGCTCGAAGAACCGGAGCCCCCCAACGGCTCCACGGACGTGGCCGATGTGAGCTGGATGATGTCGGCGGTGCACGTTTCCGTTTTACAAGCCGGACATTCCCGAAGACCCGCCGCCGGTGACAATGAATTGGTAATTGGTTGAAAAGACAATTTTCTCAAACCTGGTGCATGAACCAATTCACTTCCAAATTCCGCCGCAGCAGCGAACGGGCACGGTGCAGCATCACCCAAAGATTATATGGTCGACCCATTCTCCCGATTTCAGGAAGAGCTCGTCTTCGCTCGGCGAGGCCTCGAAGTTTGCGAGGGGCCGCTCGCGGCTGGTGCGACGGAAGTGATCGACGATTTTATGCTTGAGAATCCCCACCAACCACGTTCGCTCGGAAGATTGGCGCGCAAAATTATGGCGGGCTTTGAGCGCAGCCAGAAAAGTTTCTTGCACGATTTCTTCGGCCAGCTCGCGATCGCGCAGCCGCAGCAGCGCAAAACTGTATAAATAGTCGCCGGGCTCGTGCCCAAGCTTACGAAATTCAGCGCCGTTTGCACGTGTGGCGTCCGCGGCGCGCGGCGGTGATGGGCGCTGGAACCATCCGGCTTGCTCGCCACGCTCGTTCTCAAATTGCGCGGCCTTGAGGTGACCGCCTTTGGCCGCAGCCCCAAGCCTTACCTCAACGCGGAGCTGATTGAGGCTCTCGGCGCGCGGTATGAATCAACCAGCAGTTTGCCGATTGTCGAAGGCGCGAAAAAATACGGGCCGTTCGATATTATCTTCGAGGCAACTGGTGCTTCGGCGGTGGTGTTCGAGAGCATGAAGACGCTCGGCAAGAACGGCGTGCTTGTGCTTTCCAGCGTGACTGGCGGCAATAAAATGATCGAAGTGCCGGCGGACAAGATCAACCTTGAGTTTGTGCTTGGCAACAAGGTGATGGTCGGCACGGTGAATGCCAGTCGCGAATATTTTGAGATGGGCGTAAAAGAGACGGCGTCTATGCTTACACGGTGGCCCGCAATGGTTGGGTGGGCCCCGATGCTGCTAACTTTTCGGAAAGGCGAGCCAAAAATGAATCGCCAAAAAAAGTTGGTGCCGTGGGTCAGGATGACTGCGCTGCGATTTCCTGCCGAAGACTGAGGCATGAGAGCATTCACAATAAATTTGGTTGCTCTCCTTTTCAAATTTTAGTATCTTAAATTTGATAACGAACCTTTCATGTTGTGGATAGCAGATGATGATGCTGATTCTCCTTGAGCAGTGGGCGTTAGTCATGGCGTACATTCTGGCGCTGGTTTATTACGTCCGTGCGTTTCGCAGCGGCCGCGTGCCGGAAAGCATTCGCGCCGGACGATTGCTGACCCTCGCCGTCGGCCTGCACTTTTTTTATTTGATCCATCTGACGATTTTTGTTGGGCATTTGCCGGTCACCGATGTGTTCGAGGCGATCACCACCTGCGTCTGGCTGTTCGGCACGGTGTATCTGAGTCTCGAATGGCGCTTGAAAGAATACTCGCTCGGTTCGTTCATCCTGCCGGTGATCATTGCCTTGCAAATCGTCTCCAACCTGTTTCTCGATTTCAACCGCGTGCTGCCCGCCATCTTGCAAGACGCTGTCTTTGAAGTCCACGTCCTGATGATTTTGCTGTCTTACTCGGCGTTCGCCATCTCATTCATTGCCAGCCTGCTTTACTTGCTGCTGTCGCGCGATCTCGAAAGAAAAAATCTCGGCCTCTTTTACCGCCGCCTCCCCTCGCTCGCCTTTTTTGACTCGCTGAGCAATTTCGCGGTCAATATCGGTTTGATCTTTCTCACGGCCGGCGTTGGCTTGGGAATTTATGTCGGCGCCGAAATTCCCGAGCCGTTCTTCAACACGTTGGATCCAAAATTTGTTGCCGTCGGCTTGACCTGGCTCATTTATGTGTTTCATCTGTTTTCCCGGCGCGCCGGTGGTTGGCAGGGCAAAAAAGTCGCGATGATATCCCTGTTCGGTTTTGGCTGGGTGTTGTTCTCGTTTTTGGTTGTTTCTTTGGTTTTCTCAAAGGTGCATCAGTTTCAATAAACCGGCAATGTCTATTTTTTACTGTTACACTTCCCGCGACGCCCTGGCGGCGGAAAAAGCCGCGCCCCATTGCGGCCAGGCGCCATCGTCATTTTTACAAAGTTGGGAAGATGATTTGCGTCGCCTGGCCGGCGACGCCTCGCCCCTTCCGGCGAACGAATCAGCATGGTTGGATTTGGCGCGACACCTCAAAGCGATGCCGGAATATAACATTGAAGAGTGTTTATTGATTTTCGGCCCGCGTTTCATTGAGCTTTATCTCGTTGCCGGCGCGCCGGCATCAAACGCCAGGAACGGCCGGCTGGCAACATTCGCCGATCTTGCCAAATCTTTTTCATTTTTCGTCACCGTCTCGAATCAAGAAGCAGTGATGCAATTTTTCCGGTCGGCGCTGGGATGGATGCCGAACGGCGAGCATGATCCGGCGCATGTCGAAGCATTTCGGCGCGCTTATACCCTGGCTTCGGAACACAAGCTTGCCGGCCTCGTACTGAGCCGCCTTTTTCAGCGCGCGTTGTGGCTGTATGAAAAAGCCCGCCTCGAAACCGACTTGTTTCACCATCCGAACACGGTTGACGAAGTTTTGCTCGAGGTCGCTGGAAAAATTTTCGGCGGACTGAAAGAACGCGCGGTTTTGTTCGTTGGCAGCAACGGCGAGCTACCGCCCCTCGTCAAAATTTTACAACAGGCCGGCATCGGGCATTTATATTTTGCTTTAACCGGCTCGGAAAAACCCGATGCTGCCGGTTCCGGGCAGATCATAGACTCTTGGCACGAGGTGTCGCAATTGCCGGCTTTTGATCTGATGCTTTTATTCAATCAAGCGGGCCGCAATATCATCACGCGCGCTTATTTGCAAAAATTGATGGCCGCCCGCCAGCATAGCCCGCTGCTGCTGGCCGATCTCACCGCCGAAGAGTCGCCCGCTGAGATGATAAAAATGTACAATCTATTTTATTATCGCCGGCGTGATTTGGAAGGCCTGGTCGAGCAAAATGCGACGGTGCGCCGGCAAGCTGAAGCCGAAGTTACCGGGTGGATACGCGACGAAGTTCGAGAGTTTTATCACTGGCTCAATTCGGCGGATCGTTTTCATTTCGGCTCGATGGTCGGCCGCAGCCCGCAGATGCAGCAGGTGTTCGAGTTGATCGCGCGCATCGCGCAAACCGACATCACCGTGATCATCGAGGGCGAGAGCGGCACCGGCAAGGAATTGGTGGCGCGCGCCATTCACCAAGCCAGCACCCGCGCCCGCCGGCCGTTCATCGCCGTCAATTGCGGCGCGCTGCCGGAAAATCTTTTGGAAAGCGAATTGTTCGGCCACGTGCGCGGCGCTTTCACCGGCGCGGTGAGCAACAACCCGGGTTTATTCGAGCAGGCCAACGGCGGCACGATTTTTCTCGACGAGATCGGCGAAATGTCGCCGGCGCTGCAGGTGAAACTTCTGCGTTTTTTGCAAGACGGTGAAATCAAACGCGTCGGCAGCAACACGGTGCTCAAGCTCAACGTGCGCGTGCTGGCCGCCACCAATCGCCATCTGGAAACGCTGGTGCACGAGGGAAAATTTCGCAGCGACCTTTATTACCGTCTCAACGTGATCAGCATCAAATTGCCGCCGCTGCGCGAACGCCCGGAAGACATCGAAATGCTCGCCGAACATTTTGCCAGAAAATTCGCCGGCCGGATGCGCAAAACGATCAACGCGCTTCCACCGGAGGTTTTGCAGCGCCTGCGCCAATATGCCTGGCCCGGCAACGTGCGCGAGCTTGAAAACGTGATGGAGCGTGCTGTCGCCCTCACGGGCAATGCCACGCTCGAGGTGGTCGATTTGCCCGCGCCTTTACGCGAAGCCGCCGGCACAACCGCCAGGACGACGCGCCCGCCTCTAAAAGAAATCGAGCGACAGTACATTCTCGACACCGTCGCGGCCTGCAATGGCAATTACGAAGAGGCCGCCAAAGTCCTCGGCATCGGCCGCACGACGCTGTGGCGCAAGCTCAAAACTTATCTGGATCCGCAGGGCGATTTCGAGGCGTGATGATCTCATTGGCAACAGCGTTCCGGCCTCTGAGTCCGCCTCGTCGCTTGGGCTCGGCTGGAATCTGGACATGCTGACGCCAGCCAACATCAACGTCTTTGTGCGGCGGCAAGGAAGAAAAACGCCGATCATACACGACAACAACTTCGGTTTTTACGGCGATGATCCCATTGAGTTTGAAGATGCCGATTCGACCTTGCACTTCTTTTTCCCCAAAGACTATGCTTATGCCGCCCCCGATAGCGTCACCGACTTCTCGAACCGCGTGAGCATGCGGCGGTATTTTTATTCTGATCGCGGCAAGGACTACATGCTCGTCGGCGTGCCGTTGAGTTGGATGGATTCGGCTCCGGAAGGGGATTTGATCATTGATCCGACCACCATTTTCTTGTTCAAAACAATCTTGATTTTTACTCATCGAAGATTTATATTCATTGCTGAAAATAAATCATGAAAGAAAAAGACTGGCAAAAAAGTCGTGGAGTGCGACGAGACCCATGTTTGGCGTTTCAACGATGCCGGCAAGGTGGTGAGCTTCCGCCATTGCGCTGATACTCATCAGCACGTGCTGGCGCTTCAGGGATGACATTGCTGGATGCTTCCCCAGCCGGATTATTCGGTCATTTGGTCGGGGAAGCCAAACCCCTTCATTGACTTACACGGAGGAAGGCATGAAAACGAAAACATTTTCCATGACCGCCGCGGCGGTCCTCGCCGCGGCGCTGCTCTTTTCCTGCACCGGCCAACAAGCTGAGAAGAACACCTACTTTGCAACCACCGAAACCGGCGTGCTCACCGGCGGGGTAAAACTGATTCCAATCAACACACCGTCCGGAACATTCAAGGTTTGGACGAAACGGTTTGGTAACAATCCGCAAATCAAGCTTCTCCTGTTGCACGGTGGCCCGGGGGCCACGCACGAGTATTGGGAGTGCATGGAAAGTTTTCTCCCGCAAGAAAGCATCGAGTTCATTTATTACGACCAGCTCGGCTCGGCATATTCGGATCAACCGCAAGACACCAGCTTGTGGAACACCGCCCGCTTTGTCGAGGAATTGGAGCAGGTGAGAACGGCGCTGGGTCTAAATCAAAACAATTTTTATCTGCTCGGCCATTCCTGGGGCGGCATTCTGGCGATGGAATATGCCTTGAAATACCAGCAAAATTTAAAAGGGTTGATCATCTCCAACATGATGGCCAGCGCCCCCAAGTACGACGCCTATGCCGAGGAGGTGTTGGCGAAGCAACTGGATTCCGCCGTGCTGGCCGAGGTGAGAGCCATTGAAGCCAAAGGCGATTTTCAAAACCCCCGCTACATGGAACTGTTGCTGCCGCACTTTTACAACAAATTCATTTGCCGCCTGCCGCTGGAAGAATGGCCCGACCCGATGAAGCGCGCCTTCAACAAGATCAATCCGACGATCTACGTGACGATGCAGGGTCCGAGCGAGTTTGGCATTTCAGGCAAGCTCGAGAAATGGGACGTCAGCGCGGAACTGAACAAAATTACGGTGCCCACCCTGGTGATCGCCGCGCAGCACGACACCATGGATCCCGCTTACATGAAGTGGATGTCGGAACAAGTGCAGAACGGCAGCTACTTGCTGTGCGAAAACGGCAGCCACATGTGCATGTGGGATGACCAGCAGCGCTACATGAGCGGGCTGATCAAATTCGTCAAGGCGGTCGATCGCGGCGAGAAGAAAGTGACGATGTGAGTTTTTCCGGAAACGGTTGTGGCTTTCGTCCAACAAAACAATCGAAAAGCCGCTCATCATCGGCAAAACCATTCCAGCGTTCGCTTTTTCATTTCTGGTTGCTCTTTTTGCCACTTTGGGCGAGCTTGGTCAGAGCACCAGCTCGCCCTTCTGTGGGTTTGACAGATGGCCGGTGCCGGCGTTAGTTTTCACCCTCCCTGGAATTTGTGTTTATCACCTTGGCGTTCAGATAA
This candidate division KSB1 bacterium DNA region includes the following protein-coding sequences:
- a CDS encoding proline iminopeptidase-family hydrolase, with product MKTKTFSMTAAAVLAAALLFSCTGQQAEKNTYFATTETGVLTGGVKLIPINTPSGTFKVWTKRFGNNPQIKLLLLHGGPGATHEYWECMESFLPQESIEFIYYDQLGSAYSDQPQDTSLWNTARFVEELEQVRTALGLNQNNFYLLGHSWGGILAMEYALKYQQNLKGLIISNMMASAPKYDAYAEEVLAKQLDSAVLAEVRAIEAKGDFQNPRYMELLLPHFYNKFICRLPLEEWPDPMKRAFNKINPTIYVTMQGPSEFGISGKLEKWDVSAELNKITVPTLVIAAQHDTMDPAYMKWMSEQVQNGSYLLCENGSHMCMWDDQQRYMSGLIKFVKAVDRGEKKVTM
- a CDS encoding cytochrome c biogenesis protein; amino-acid sequence: MLILLEQWALVMAYILALVYYVRAFRSGRVPESIRAGRLLTLAVGLHFFYLIHLTIFVGHLPVTDVFEAITTCVWLFGTVYLSLEWRLKEYSLGSFILPVIIALQIVSNLFLDFNRVLPAILQDAVFEVHVLMILLSYSAFAISFIASLLYLLLSRDLERKNLGLFYRRLPSLAFFDSLSNFAVNIGLIFLTAGVGLGIYVGAEIPEPFFNTLDPKFVAVGLTWLIYVFHLFSRRAGGWQGKKVAMISLFGFGWVLFSFLVVSLVFSKVHQFQ
- a CDS encoding sigma 54-interacting transcriptional regulator, whose protein sequence is MSIFYCYTSRDALAAEKAAPHCGQAPSSFLQSWEDDLRRLAGDASPLPANESAWLDLARHLKAMPEYNIEECLLIFGPRFIELYLVAGAPASNARNGRLATFADLAKSFSFFVTVSNQEAVMQFFRSALGWMPNGEHDPAHVEAFRRAYTLASEHKLAGLVLSRLFQRALWLYEKARLETDLFHHPNTVDEVLLEVAGKIFGGLKERAVLFVGSNGELPPLVKILQQAGIGHLYFALTGSEKPDAAGSGQIIDSWHEVSQLPAFDLMLLFNQAGRNIITRAYLQKLMAARQHSPLLLADLTAEESPAEMIKMYNLFYYRRRDLEGLVEQNATVRRQAEAEVTGWIRDEVREFYHWLNSADRFHFGSMVGRSPQMQQVFELIARIAQTDITVIIEGESGTGKELVARAIHQASTRARRPFIAVNCGALPENLLESELFGHVRGAFTGAVSNNPGLFEQANGGTIFLDEIGEMSPALQVKLLRFLQDGEIKRVGSNTVLKLNVRVLAATNRHLETLVHEGKFRSDLYYRLNVISIKLPPLRERPEDIEMLAEHFARKFAGRMRKTINALPPEVLQRLRQYAWPGNVRELENVMERAVALTGNATLEVVDLPAPLREAAGTTARTTRPPLKEIERQYILDTVAACNGNYEEAAKVLGIGRTTLWRKLKTYLDPQGDFEA
- a CDS encoding YCF48-related protein translates to MRFALRQFMFTMLLPLSLFAQNKWEWQNPLPQGYALYDLHIFDANTVRAVGEAATAVTTSNGGTSWSLQHNIGGELITVQFEAVSFADATTGFAVGPGDRIYKTTNAGTSWSLQNTGVLSTLRGVDFINAQTGWAVGDAGTIIRTTNGGTGWTTQTSGTTQALNDVDFFDANNGCAVGRGGTILTTTNAGTSWTMRSAGTNAILNAVQLINATTIVAVGNGGVILKTTNGGASWTIFNSNVTQLLDVFFIDANTGWAVGFDGVILKTGDGGASWSPQTSGTTKTLRAVRFFNNTTGWAMGANGTILKTTDGGTTWVAQNQGPTIAFLDTEFFNATTGWVVGELGTILKTNNGLTWQEQVSNTQRYLYDVEVIDANTAWIAGQVGTILKTSTGGTTWTPQNSGTTWDLNAITSVDVNTAWAVGGQGTILKTTNGGARWDALTSGSVLTLHDAHAFNANTVVVVGQNGTMLRTTDGGVTWPSQTSGTTNTLFDVHFVDANTGWAVGARNTIIKTTNGGTTWTPQTSGITTGAPALNAVHFIDANTGWIVAVGGTIQKTTNGGDTWSVLNLPTPSLNAIYFMDSENGWGAGVIGAILKFSSGTTAVSERTVVRVPEQYILQQNYPNPFNPSTVISFQLPVRSHVTLKVFDVLGREVATLVEGKLEAGSHNVTFAPRDLAGGIYFYRLTAGKFSHTRKAVLVR